The proteins below come from a single Leifsonia sp. 1010 genomic window:
- the glpK gene encoding glycerol kinase GlpK, producing MADYVVAIDQGTTSTRAIIFDKSGSIVSTGQLEHEQIFPKAGWVEHNPIEIWNNTREVIGQALSKADLTRHDIAAVGITNQRETAVVWDKNTGEPVYNAIVWQDTRTQPIVDRLAADGGTERFKQIVGLPLATYFSGTKIVWILENVEGARERAEAGDLLFGTTDTWVLWNLTGGPDGGVHATDVTNASRTLFMDLETLTWRDDILEVFGVPKSMLPAIKSSSEVYGQVEASSLLREVPVAGILGDQQAATFGQAAFDTGESKNTYGTGNFLIFNTGEEIVHSKNGLLTTLGYKLGDAAPHYALEGSIAVTGSLVQWLRDNLGIISSAPEIEELAKTVDDNGGAYFVPAFSGLFAPYWRADARGALVGLTRYVNKGHIARAVLEATAFQTREVLDAVNADSGVDLTELKVDGGMIANNLLMQFQADILGVPVVRPVVAETTALGAAYAAGLAVGFWSDLDDLRKNWQEDSRWTPNMEPEERERQLRLWKKAVTKTFDWVDDDVRNA from the coding sequence ATGGCCGACTACGTCGTCGCCATCGATCAGGGCACGACCAGCACCCGGGCGATCATCTTCGACAAGTCCGGGTCGATCGTCTCGACCGGGCAGCTGGAGCACGAGCAGATCTTCCCGAAGGCCGGCTGGGTCGAGCACAACCCGATCGAGATCTGGAACAACACCCGCGAGGTCATCGGCCAGGCGCTCTCCAAGGCCGACCTGACCCGCCACGACATCGCGGCGGTCGGCATCACCAACCAGCGCGAGACCGCGGTGGTCTGGGACAAGAACACCGGCGAGCCGGTCTACAACGCCATCGTCTGGCAGGACACCCGCACACAGCCGATCGTCGACCGCCTGGCGGCCGACGGCGGCACCGAGCGCTTCAAGCAGATCGTCGGCCTTCCGCTGGCGACCTACTTCTCGGGCACGAAGATCGTGTGGATCCTGGAGAACGTCGAGGGCGCCCGCGAGCGCGCCGAGGCGGGAGACCTGCTGTTCGGCACGACCGACACCTGGGTGCTCTGGAACCTCACGGGCGGCCCGGACGGCGGTGTCCACGCCACCGACGTGACCAACGCCTCCCGCACGCTGTTCATGGACCTCGAGACGCTGACCTGGCGTGACGACATCCTCGAGGTGTTCGGCGTTCCGAAGTCGATGCTCCCCGCGATCAAGAGCTCGTCCGAGGTCTACGGTCAGGTCGAGGCGTCCAGCCTCCTCCGCGAGGTGCCGGTCGCGGGCATCCTCGGCGACCAGCAGGCCGCGACGTTCGGCCAGGCCGCGTTCGACACCGGCGAGTCCAAGAACACGTACGGCACCGGCAACTTCCTCATCTTCAACACCGGTGAGGAGATCGTCCACTCGAAGAACGGTCTGCTGACGACCCTCGGCTACAAGCTCGGTGACGCGGCGCCGCACTACGCGCTGGAGGGCTCGATCGCGGTCACCGGCTCGCTGGTGCAGTGGCTGCGCGACAACCTCGGGATCATCTCGAGCGCTCCGGAGATCGAGGAGCTCGCCAAGACGGTCGACGACAACGGCGGTGCGTACTTCGTGCCGGCGTTCTCTGGCCTGTTCGCGCCGTACTGGCGTGCGGATGCGCGCGGTGCGCTCGTCGGCCTCACGCGCTACGTGAACAAGGGCCACATCGCCCGTGCGGTGCTGGAGGCCACGGCCTTCCAGACCCGCGAGGTGCTGGATGCCGTCAACGCGGACTCCGGCGTCGACCTCACGGAGCTCAAGGTCGACGGCGGCATGATCGCCAACAACCTGCTCATGCAGTTCCAGGCCGACATCCTCGGCGTCCCCGTGGTCCGTCCGGTCGTCGCTGAGACGACCGCCCTCGGTGCCGCGTACGCTGCGGGCCTCGCGGTCGGGTTCTGGTCGGACCTCGACGACCTGCGCAAGAACTGGCAGGAGGACAGCCGCTGGACGCCGAACATGGAGCCGGAGGAGCGCGAGCGTCAGCTCCGTCTCTGGAAGAAGGCCGTCACGAAGACCTTCGACTGGGTCGACGACGACGTGCGCAACGCCTGA
- a CDS encoding HAD family hydrolase, whose product MSDIRVVLFDLDDTLFAHRTAVEAGILRYAESLGPPYGTAEADEVVTLWHDLEEEHYHSYLAGRLDFEGQRQARARDFAARHGVELDDAQASAWFADYFEHYVAAWSLHDDALPALDALQAALPGVRFGLITNGDLAFQGRKVEAVGLDARMEHLIASGEVGVAKPDSAIFHAACGAFGVRADQAAYVGDRLRTDAIASARAGLTGVWLNRRNAVPSPEDELDAATAGVRTIASLAELVPLLA is encoded by the coding sequence GTGAGCGACATCCGTGTCGTCCTGTTCGACCTCGACGACACCCTGTTCGCGCACCGGACGGCCGTCGAGGCCGGCATCCTGCGGTATGCCGAGAGCCTCGGACCGCCCTACGGCACCGCCGAAGCGGACGAGGTCGTGACGCTCTGGCACGACCTCGAGGAGGAGCACTACCACTCGTACCTCGCCGGCCGCCTCGACTTCGAGGGTCAGCGGCAGGCGCGCGCCCGCGACTTCGCGGCCCGGCACGGGGTCGAGCTGGACGACGCCCAGGCGAGCGCCTGGTTCGCCGACTACTTCGAGCACTACGTGGCCGCCTGGTCGCTGCACGACGACGCCCTCCCGGCCCTGGACGCCCTCCAGGCTGCCCTCCCCGGCGTGCGCTTCGGCCTCATCACCAACGGCGACCTGGCCTTCCAGGGCCGGAAGGTGGAGGCGGTCGGACTCGACGCTCGCATGGAGCACCTGATCGCGTCCGGCGAGGTCGGCGTGGCCAAGCCCGACTCGGCGATCTTCCACGCCGCGTGCGGCGCCTTCGGCGTTCGCGCGGATCAGGCCGCGTATGTCGGCGACCGGCTCCGCACGGATGCGATCGCCAGCGCACGAGCCGGTCTCACCGGCGTCTGGCTCAACCGTCGCAACGCCGTGCCGTCCCCCGAAGACGAACTCGACGCGGCCACCGCCGGCGTTCGCACCATCGCCTCCCTCGCCGAGCTCGTTCCTCTCCTGGCCTGA
- a CDS encoding GNAT family N-acetyltransferase encodes MPAPVVLTGARVTLSTPGHADVDRIADVCADPAIARWTTVPSPYTRENAVGFVTSVVPDGWASGRVCTWAVRVDDVLLGMISIGDIREHQGEIGYWMAPEARGKGIMSEATALVVDYGFAPAPNGLALRKLVWRALAGNAASAAVARRAGFRWDGIVPGGAEQRGERFDEWRGTLLPQDAGRPAGDWPDVSFVQVPA; translated from the coding sequence ATGCCGGCGCCGGTCGTCCTGACGGGCGCGCGGGTGACGCTGTCGACGCCCGGGCACGCGGATGTCGACCGGATCGCCGACGTCTGCGCCGACCCGGCGATCGCTCGCTGGACGACCGTGCCGTCGCCGTACACGCGTGAGAACGCCGTGGGATTCGTGACGAGCGTGGTTCCCGACGGCTGGGCGAGCGGCCGGGTCTGCACGTGGGCGGTCCGTGTCGATGACGTGCTGCTCGGCATGATCAGCATCGGCGATATCCGCGAGCACCAGGGCGAGATCGGCTACTGGATGGCGCCGGAGGCCCGCGGGAAGGGCATCATGTCCGAGGCCACCGCTCTGGTCGTCGACTACGGTTTCGCCCCGGCTCCGAACGGCTTGGCGCTGCGCAAGCTGGTGTGGCGCGCTCTCGCCGGGAACGCCGCCAGCGCCGCCGTCGCCCGACGAGCCGGCTTCCGGTGGGACGGCATCGTGCCCGGCGGCGCCGAACAGCGGGGCGAGCGGTTCGACGAGTGGCGTGGCACCCTCCTGCCGCAGGACGCAGGGCGCCCTGCGGGCGACTGGCCCGATGTCTCGTTCGTGCAGGTTCCGGCGTGA
- a CDS encoding sugar-binding domain-containing protein — protein sequence MPQPDTEHLPDKVRDALKAGHLYYMQDLTMEAIAHEMHTSRSSVSRLLSYARASGLVTIQIAEPHEGASRIQQTIHERYGIAAHIVPMPSAISDVDRLERVAISAARILDRFIDSNQTVGIAWGSTMSALSRHLIPKELHNVEFVQLNGAGNTYTTGVLYASEILRRFGDTYSGTIQEFPVPALFDDPQTKIAMWRERSTRRILDIQERMDVALFGLGSPFSEVRSHVYAGGYLDQADYTSLDESGVVGDVATVFFREDGSHHGIPLNERASGPDIDLIKRVPRRVCIVSGPSKVHSLRGALAAGLITDLIVDEGTARALVQLTQPAPLESAAEPAAVAAA from the coding sequence ATGCCCCAGCCCGACACCGAGCACCTGCCCGACAAGGTCCGCGACGCCCTCAAGGCCGGCCACCTCTACTACATGCAGGACCTCACGATGGAGGCGATCGCGCACGAGATGCACACGTCGCGCTCCAGCGTCTCCCGGCTGCTGAGCTACGCGCGCGCGTCCGGACTCGTCACCATCCAGATCGCCGAACCGCACGAGGGCGCGAGCCGCATCCAGCAGACGATCCACGAGCGATACGGCATCGCCGCGCACATCGTCCCCATGCCGAGCGCGATCAGCGATGTCGACCGTCTGGAGCGCGTCGCCATCTCGGCTGCACGAATTCTCGACCGGTTCATCGACTCCAACCAGACCGTGGGGATCGCGTGGGGCTCGACCATGAGCGCCCTGAGCCGGCACCTCATCCCGAAGGAGTTGCACAATGTCGAGTTCGTGCAGCTCAACGGGGCGGGCAACACCTATACGACCGGCGTGCTCTACGCGTCCGAGATCCTGCGCCGGTTCGGCGACACGTATTCGGGAACCATCCAGGAGTTCCCGGTGCCGGCCCTCTTCGACGACCCGCAGACCAAGATCGCCATGTGGCGCGAGCGGAGCACCCGGCGCATCCTCGACATCCAGGAGCGCATGGATGTCGCCCTGTTCGGTCTCGGCTCCCCGTTCTCGGAGGTGCGCTCGCACGTCTACGCCGGCGGCTACCTCGACCAGGCCGACTACACGTCGCTCGACGAGTCCGGTGTGGTCGGCGACGTCGCGACCGTCTTCTTCCGCGAGGACGGCAGCCACCACGGCATCCCTCTGAACGAACGCGCCAGCGGCCCGGACATCGACCTGATCAAGCGCGTGCCGCGCCGGGTCTGCATCGTCTCCGGCCCGTCCAAGGTCCACAGCCTCCGTGGCGCCCTCGCCGCCGGGCTGATCACCGATCTGATCGTCGACGAGGGGACGGCACGGGCGCTCGTACAGCTGACGCAGCCCGCCCCGTTGGAGTCAGCCGCCGAGCCCGCGGCCGTCGCCGCCGCGTAA
- a CDS encoding RelA/SpoT domain-containing protein: MPHQLTHQLVENLYAARHRQWNSARTSVENFLSDLCHELLEGEDPYRLKVTGRIKDAQRAFEKAQRKLPSGMELASMDDVTDVVKDIVGVKLLCKTLRDSDLAVEAITARCTAPGSVIRFHNPDENEDYVATPKPSGYRARHLLLELDVAGRDSRIVVVEVQVKTMLQDAWGELTHEDLYKSGPLVPSSHHGDLARTMAGLLWEVDQLADIIARQTDSRMQPTLEETQPGATADANDRIVEVTHTGARYALATDDQGRRGLIPAVVIRDLVAPRRHINVDDYVSVGQRLTVQAVDTGDGYYFHPLKPDELSS; this comes from the coding sequence ATGCCACATCAGCTCACTCATCAGCTCGTCGAGAACCTCTACGCGGCCCGTCATCGCCAATGGAACAGCGCGAGGACTAGCGTCGAGAACTTCCTGAGCGATCTGTGCCACGAGCTGCTCGAAGGCGAGGACCCGTACAGGTTGAAAGTCACGGGGAGGATCAAGGACGCGCAGCGAGCCTTTGAGAAGGCGCAACGCAAGCTGCCGTCGGGCATGGAACTCGCGAGCATGGACGACGTCACCGACGTCGTCAAGGACATCGTCGGAGTGAAACTGCTGTGCAAGACGTTGCGCGATTCGGACCTGGCAGTCGAAGCGATTACGGCGAGGTGTACCGCGCCGGGAAGTGTCATCCGATTTCACAATCCCGACGAGAACGAGGACTACGTCGCGACACCGAAGCCGAGTGGGTACCGCGCACGCCACCTTCTTCTCGAGCTGGATGTCGCCGGCCGGGACTCGCGGATCGTAGTCGTGGAGGTGCAGGTCAAGACGATGCTGCAGGACGCGTGGGGCGAGCTGACGCACGAAGACCTGTACAAGTCCGGACCGCTCGTCCCGTCGTCCCATCACGGTGACCTGGCCCGCACCATGGCCGGGCTCCTGTGGGAGGTCGACCAGCTGGCCGACATCATCGCCCGCCAGACCGACAGCCGCATGCAGCCGACCCTGGAAGAGACACAGCCGGGTGCGACTGCCGACGCTAACGACCGGATCGTAGAGGTCACCCACACCGGCGCTCGATACGCGCTCGCCACGGACGATCAGGGCCGTCGCGGGCTCATCCCCGCGGTCGTGATCAGGGATCTTGTGGCGCCTAGAAGACACATCAATGTCGACGACTACGTCTCCGTCGGCCAGAGATTGACCGTTCAAGCCGTCGATACCGGTGACGGCTACTACTTCCACCCGCTCAAGCCGGACGAGCTCAGCTCATGA
- a CDS encoding glycerol-3-phosphate dehydrogenase/oxidase: protein MTTKSTTRTEVQRLRERPRAQVLVVGGGINGLGTFRDLALQGVDVILVERNDFVSGASAASSHMIHGGIRYLENGEFRLVKESVTERNGLLKIAPHYVKPLETTIPIFSTFSGILAAPLRFLTHKQGKPKERGAFLIKTGLTIYDSFSRDGGSVPRHRFHGRKKSLETLPALNPDLKYTATYFDASVHDPERLALDVLADGLAAGPHARAVNYVEAIGTRDGGVLVRDRETGEEFTITAEVVVNASGPWTDLTNEALGQETSYMGGTKGSHIVLDNPELLEACQGREMFFENNDGRIVLIYPLKGRVMVGTTDIDADMSGRAVITEDEIDYFIELVSHVFPRIPVTRDQIVYTFSGVRPLPHHDDTAPGFVSRDYRIVPGTVAGLGDTTVLSLVGGKWTTFRALSEHLANETLKALGATRTVQTLGLPIGGGAGFPTTPQAERDWIARYGADVGDERAATLLHRYGTKATYVLDAIAGWDGDDTPLAAAPSYSRAEIDHVVRSEHVVHLDDVFLRRTSLAFTGAVTLELVHEIAEITANALGWSPNRRAEEEDSFVADLADAHRVQLKSGDGSEAAALR from the coding sequence GTGACGACGAAGTCGACCACCCGCACCGAGGTCCAGCGCCTCCGCGAACGCCCCCGAGCACAGGTGCTCGTCGTCGGCGGCGGCATCAACGGACTCGGCACCTTCCGCGACCTCGCCCTGCAGGGCGTCGACGTGATCCTCGTCGAGCGCAACGACTTCGTCTCCGGCGCATCGGCGGCCTCGAGCCACATGATCCACGGCGGCATCCGCTACCTCGAGAACGGCGAGTTCCGCCTGGTTAAGGAGTCGGTGACGGAGCGCAACGGCCTGCTCAAGATCGCGCCGCACTACGTGAAGCCCCTCGAGACCACCATCCCGATCTTCTCCACCTTCTCCGGCATCCTCGCGGCCCCGCTCCGCTTCCTCACCCACAAGCAGGGCAAGCCGAAGGAGCGCGGCGCGTTCCTCATCAAGACCGGCCTGACGATCTACGACTCCTTCTCGCGTGACGGCGGCTCGGTGCCGCGCCACAGGTTCCACGGCCGCAAGAAGTCGCTGGAGACGCTGCCGGCGCTCAACCCGGACCTCAAGTACACCGCCACGTACTTCGACGCCTCGGTGCACGACCCGGAGCGTCTGGCCCTCGACGTCCTGGCTGACGGTCTCGCGGCCGGTCCGCACGCCCGTGCCGTCAACTACGTCGAGGCGATCGGTACGCGCGACGGCGGCGTGCTGGTGCGCGACCGCGAGACCGGCGAGGAGTTCACCATCACGGCGGAGGTCGTCGTCAACGCCTCCGGCCCGTGGACCGACCTGACGAACGAGGCGCTCGGACAGGAGACGAGCTACATGGGCGGCACCAAGGGGTCGCACATCGTGCTCGACAACCCCGAGCTGCTGGAGGCCTGCCAGGGTCGTGAGATGTTCTTCGAGAACAACGACGGCCGCATCGTCCTCATCTACCCTCTCAAGGGTCGCGTCATGGTCGGGACGACCGACATCGACGCCGACATGTCCGGGCGCGCGGTCATCACCGAGGACGAGATCGACTACTTCATCGAACTGGTCTCGCACGTTTTCCCACGCATCCCGGTCACCCGCGACCAGATCGTCTACACCTTCTCCGGCGTCCGCCCGCTGCCGCACCACGACGACACCGCTCCCGGCTTCGTCTCGCGCGACTATCGGATCGTGCCCGGCACGGTCGCGGGCCTCGGCGACACCACGGTGCTCAGCCTGGTCGGCGGCAAGTGGACGACGTTCCGTGCGCTCAGCGAGCACCTCGCCAACGAGACGCTGAAGGCACTCGGCGCGACCCGCACCGTCCAGACCCTCGGACTGCCGATCGGCGGCGGCGCGGGCTTCCCGACCACTCCGCAGGCGGAGCGCGACTGGATCGCCCGCTACGGCGCGGACGTGGGGGATGAGCGGGCGGCCACGCTGCTGCACCGCTACGGCACCAAGGCCACGTATGTCCTCGACGCGATCGCCGGCTGGGATGGGGACGACACCCCGCTCGCCGCAGCGCCCTCGTACTCTCGTGCCGAGATCGACCACGTCGTGCGCAGCGAGCACGTCGTGCACCTCGACGACGTCTTCCTGCGACGCACGAGCCTCGCGTTCACCGGCGCGGTCACTCTCGAGCTCGTGCACGAGATCGCCGAAATAACGGCAAACGCGCTCGGATGGTCGCCAAATCGGCGCGCGGAGGAGGAAGATTCGTTCGTAGCGGACCTCGCCGACGCCCACCGGGTGCAGTTGAAGTCGGGAGACGGGAGCGAAGCCGCGGCGCTTCGATAA
- a CDS encoding MIP/aquaporin family protein: protein MLLLLGTGVVANVALIKNKGFNGGFLMVNFGWGLAVFAGVIVAYNSGAHLNPAVTLGLVANGAKTFGSAAAHTLVPVNFITVLLYILAQLIGAIIGAVLTYLAYKRHFDEEPDPANKLGVFSTGPAIRSYGWNLVTEIIGTFVLVFVVIAFGHQPGQAAGLAALGALPVALLVVGIGASLGGPTGYAINPARDLGPRIAHAFLPIKGKGSSDWAYSWVPVVGPIIGGLAAGWLALLLLPILK from the coding sequence ATGCTGCTCCTGCTCGGTACCGGTGTCGTGGCGAACGTCGCCCTCATCAAGAACAAGGGCTTCAACGGCGGGTTCCTGATGGTCAACTTCGGTTGGGGCCTCGCGGTGTTCGCGGGTGTGATCGTCGCCTACAACTCCGGTGCGCACCTGAACCCGGCTGTGACGCTCGGTCTCGTCGCCAACGGCGCCAAGACGTTCGGATCGGCGGCGGCGCACACGCTGGTGCCGGTGAACTTCATCACGGTGCTGCTGTACATCCTGGCTCAGCTGATCGGTGCCATCATCGGCGCCGTCCTCACCTACCTGGCGTACAAGCGGCACTTCGACGAGGAGCCGGACCCCGCGAACAAGCTCGGCGTCTTCTCGACCGGCCCCGCCATCCGCAGCTACGGCTGGAACCTGGTCACCGAGATCATCGGCACCTTCGTCCTGGTCTTCGTGGTGATCGCCTTCGGCCACCAGCCCGGTCAGGCGGCCGGTCTCGCCGCCCTCGGCGCGCTGCCCGTCGCCCTGCTCGTGGTCGGCATCGGTGCCAGCCTCGGTGGTCCGACCGGGTACGCCATCAACCCTGCCCGTGACCTCGGTCCGCGCATCGCCCACGCCTTCCTCCCGATCAAGGGCAAGGGCTCGAGCGACTGGGCGTACTCGTGGGTCCCGGTCGTCGGGCCGATCATCGGCGGTCTGGCCGCCGGATGGCTCGCGCTGCTGCTCCTCCCCATCCTCAAGTGA
- the ribD gene encoding bifunctional diaminohydroxyphosphoribosylaminopyrimidine deaminase/5-amino-6-(5-phosphoribosylamino)uracil reductase RibD yields the protein MTWEAPMRTALELAANGPATGVNPRVGCIILDAEGRVLAEGWHRGVGTAHAEVDALSQLPEGGARGATAVVTLEPCNHWGHTGPCSEALIEAGVARVVYGTDDPGHHSSGGAQRLREAGVEVVGGVLRDEIDAFLGDWLTAARLGRPYIVVKWASSLDGRAAAADGTSKWITGAAARQRVHEQREASDAIVVGTGTVLADDPSLTARGDAGELMGTQPTPVVVGTRAIPKDAAVFRHPNPVIFEGTHDLDEVVADLHQRGFRRVYVEGGPTLASAFVAAGLVDEYAIYLAPTLLGGPRVALGDLGVETIADQRRLRVIDVERLGGDLLIRAVPVPDGAPRTAADRADRVDVAGADIFPTPPIPTGQEG from the coding sequence ATGACGTGGGAAGCCCCCATGCGCACGGCTCTCGAGCTCGCCGCGAACGGTCCCGCCACGGGCGTGAACCCGCGGGTCGGCTGCATCATCCTCGACGCCGAAGGCCGTGTGCTCGCCGAGGGCTGGCACCGCGGTGTCGGCACGGCGCACGCCGAAGTGGATGCGCTGAGCCAGCTGCCCGAGGGCGGCGCTCGCGGGGCGACGGCCGTCGTCACGCTCGAGCCGTGCAACCACTGGGGCCACACCGGCCCGTGCTCCGAGGCCCTCATCGAGGCGGGCGTCGCGCGTGTGGTCTACGGGACCGACGATCCGGGGCACCACTCCAGCGGCGGCGCCCAGCGCCTCCGCGAGGCCGGTGTCGAGGTGGTCGGCGGCGTGCTGCGTGACGAGATCGACGCCTTCCTGGGCGACTGGCTGACCGCCGCCCGGCTCGGCCGGCCGTACATCGTCGTGAAGTGGGCGAGCAGCCTCGACGGCCGCGCCGCGGCGGCCGACGGAACTAGCAAGTGGATCACCGGCGCGGCGGCCCGCCAGCGCGTGCACGAGCAGCGGGAGGCGTCCGACGCCATCGTCGTCGGCACCGGGACAGTGCTCGCCGACGACCCGAGCCTCACGGCGCGGGGCGACGCGGGCGAGCTGATGGGCACCCAGCCGACGCCGGTCGTGGTGGGCACCCGCGCCATCCCGAAGGACGCTGCGGTGTTCCGTCACCCCAACCCGGTCATCTTCGAGGGAACGCACGACCTGGACGAGGTGGTCGCAGACCTCCACCAGCGCGGCTTCCGGCGGGTCTACGTCGAGGGCGGTCCGACGCTGGCGAGCGCCTTCGTCGCCGCCGGCCTCGTCGACGAGTACGCGATCTACCTCGCGCCCACGCTCCTCGGCGGCCCCCGGGTCGCCCTCGGCGACCTCGGTGTCGAGACGATCGCCGACCAGCGGCGCCTGCGCGTGATCGACGTCGAGCGGCTCGGCGGCGACCTTCTCATCCGCGCCGTCCCCGTCCCGGACGGCGCACCCCGCACCGCCGCAGATCGAGCCGACCGCGTCGACGTGGCCGGCGCCGACATCTTCCCCACACCCCCGATTCCCACCGGCCAGGAGGGCTGA
- a CDS encoding riboflavin synthase, translating into MFTGIIEELGEITAVEHTDDAARVTVRGPLAVSDARHGDSISVSGVCLTVIDKDTETFTADVMAETLAISTLDGVQPGRRVNLERAAQVGDRLGGHIVQGHIDGTATVLAITDGSAWRVVRLSLDPEHAPLVARKGSIAIDGVSLTVSAVGGGRDDGWFEVSLIPETLAATTLGERVVGDRVNIETDILARHVERMLALEPALSERSAS; encoded by the coding sequence ATGTTCACAGGAATCATCGAAGAGCTGGGCGAGATCACCGCCGTCGAGCACACCGACGACGCGGCGCGCGTCACCGTGCGCGGACCGCTGGCCGTCAGCGACGCCCGGCACGGCGACTCCATCTCGGTCAGCGGCGTCTGCCTGACGGTCATCGACAAGGACACCGAGACGTTCACGGCGGATGTGATGGCCGAGACACTCGCGATCAGCACCCTCGACGGCGTCCAGCCGGGCCGCCGGGTCAACCTGGAGCGCGCGGCGCAGGTGGGCGACCGCCTCGGCGGGCACATCGTCCAAGGCCACATCGACGGCACGGCGACCGTGCTGGCGATCACCGACGGCAGCGCCTGGCGCGTCGTGCGGCTGAGCCTCGACCCCGAGCACGCGCCGCTGGTCGCACGCAAGGGTTCGATCGCGATCGACGGCGTCTCCCTCACGGTCAGCGCCGTGGGTGGCGGACGCGACGACGGCTGGTTCGAGGTCTCGCTGATCCCCGAGACGCTGGCCGCGACGACCCTCGGCGAGCGCGTCGTGGGCGACAGGGTCAACATCGAGACGGACATCCTGGCCCGTCATGTGGAGCGCATGCTGGCGCTCGAACCGGCACTGAGCGAACGGAGCGCATCATGA
- the ribA gene encoding GTP cyclohydrolase II: MSLATIPEALTELRAGRPVIVVDNESRENEGDVLLAAELASQEWIAWTVKNSSGFICAPMTNEIADRLELPVMVAHNEDDRGTNYTVSVDAANRLSTGISAADRAHTLRVLADLDSTPSSLHRPGHILPLRAVEGGVRERDGHTEAAVDLLKLAGMTPVGAIAEIVADDGEMMRLPGLIELGQREGVLVVTIEALIAYLQEFHCDQPLETVTPIPETSRVIFEVETTVPTTHGPFRMRAYRDRMTGADHVAIVAGNPQREGTLIRVHSECLTGEAFGSLKCECGPQLDAALDTIQREGGVVVYLRGHEGRGIGLINKLRAYKLQEEGLDTLDANLALGLPIDARDYGAATAILQDLGIESVRLLTNNPEKVRQLEEHGIEVEERVPLVVGVGAFNEGYLETKRDRMGHAIGDINPVSPTTETAAGLAAERTAR; the protein is encoded by the coding sequence ATGAGCCTGGCCACCATCCCCGAGGCCCTCACGGAGCTGCGCGCCGGCCGGCCGGTCATCGTCGTCGACAACGAGAGCCGTGAGAACGAGGGCGACGTCCTGCTCGCCGCCGAGCTGGCGAGCCAGGAGTGGATCGCCTGGACGGTGAAGAACTCGTCCGGCTTCATCTGCGCGCCGATGACGAACGAGATCGCCGACCGTCTCGAGCTGCCCGTGATGGTCGCCCACAACGAGGACGACCGCGGCACCAACTACACGGTCAGCGTGGATGCGGCCAACCGCCTCTCCACCGGCATCAGCGCGGCCGACCGCGCGCACACCCTCCGCGTGCTCGCCGACCTGGACTCGACGCCGTCGAGCCTGCACCGGCCGGGTCACATCCTTCCGCTCCGTGCGGTGGAAGGCGGAGTCCGCGAGCGCGACGGGCACACCGAGGCCGCGGTCGATCTGCTCAAGCTCGCGGGGATGACGCCGGTCGGCGCCATCGCCGAGATCGTCGCCGACGACGGCGAGATGATGCGCCTCCCCGGCCTCATCGAGCTGGGTCAGCGCGAGGGAGTTCTCGTCGTCACGATCGAGGCGCTCATCGCGTACCTGCAGGAGTTCCACTGCGACCAGCCGCTGGAGACGGTGACGCCCATCCCCGAGACCTCCCGGGTGATCTTCGAGGTCGAGACCACCGTTCCGACGACGCACGGGCCGTTCCGCATGCGCGCCTACCGCGACCGCATGACGGGCGCGGACCACGTCGCCATCGTGGCCGGCAACCCGCAGCGCGAGGGCACGCTGATCCGCGTCCACTCGGAGTGCCTGACCGGTGAGGCGTTCGGCTCGCTGAAGTGCGAGTGCGGGCCGCAGCTCGACGCCGCGCTCGACACCATCCAGCGGGAGGGCGGCGTCGTCGTCTACCTGCGCGGGCACGAGGGCCGCGGCATCGGCCTGATCAACAAGCTGCGCGCGTACAAGCTGCAGGAGGAGGGGCTCGACACGCTCGACGCCAACCTCGCCCTCGGCCTCCCGATCGACGCCCGCGACTACGGGGCGGCCACGGCCATCCTGCAGGATCTCGGCATCGAGTCGGTGCGTCTGCTGACCAACAACCCCGAGAAGGTGCGCCAGCTGGAGGAGCACGGCATCGAGGTGGAGGAGCGCGTTCCGCTCGTCGTCGGCGTCGGCGCCTTCAACGAGGGCTACCTGGAGACCAAGCGCGACCGCATGGGTCACGCGATCGGAGACATCAACCCGGTGTCCCCGACCACCGAGACGGCCGCGGGACTCGCGGCGGAGAGGACTGCACGATGA